In a single window of the Pithys albifrons albifrons isolate INPA30051 chromosome 19, PitAlb_v1, whole genome shotgun sequence genome:
- the PPP1R27 gene encoding protein phosphatase 1 regulatory subunit 27 yields the protein MPLCLKAAVGRRDYCPVSGPRYGGYAPRLRASRTVHFPNDIVFQDHIKQGDLEQVGRFIRARKVTLDTIYPSGMAALHEAVLTGNLDCVKLLVKYGADIHQRDEHGWTPLHMACSDGYADIARYLLSLGASLEATTDDGEKPSDLIDPEYEDLVQLFGAAALR from the exons ATGCCACTGTGCCTGAAGGCTGCTGTCGGCAGGAGGGACTATTGCCCCGTGTCGGGGCCCCGCTATGGTGGGTACGCCCCGCGCCTGAGGGCCTCGCGCACTGTGCACTTCCCCAACGACATCGTCTTTCAGGACCACATCAAGCAGGGGGACCTGGAACAGGTGGGCAGGTTCATACGAGCCAGGAAGGTGACGCTGGACACCATCTACCCTTCTG GCATGGCAGCCCTCCATGAGGCTGTGCTGACAGGAAATCTGGACTGTGTCAAGCTCCTGGTGAAATACGGCGCCGACATCCACCAGAGAGACGAGCACGGCTGGACGCCGCTGCACATGGCCTGCAGCGATGGCTACGCGGACATAGCCAG GTACCTCCTGTCCCTCGGGGCCAGCCTGGAGGCCACCACCGACGACGGGGAGAAGCCCTCAGACCTCATCGACCCCGAGTACGAGGACCTGGTGCAGCTGTTCGGAGCCGCCGCGCTGCGCTGA